The Ciconia boyciana chromosome 17, ASM3463844v1, whole genome shotgun sequence genome contains a region encoding:
- the PIPOX gene encoding peroxisomal sarcosine oxidase, with protein sequence MAAPSQPRQATYDAIVIGAGIQGSFTAYHLAQRHRETLLLEQFILPHSRGSSHGQSRITRTAYPREPYARMMPDSFHLWQRLEVEASTSLYRRMGLVVLGPAGDPELEGCRRSLGAGEVLDATVLAQRFPGLQLHAGEVAVWDGTGGVLFADRALRAVQDVFRRLGGTLRDGEKVLRIEPGAVLTVTTTTGVYRAPRLIITAGAWTGALVAPLGLCLPLQPLRIDVCYWREKEPGSPSAGRAGPCFMALGLSQAPHGIYGLPALEYPGLVKMCYHHGSPVDPEERDRAPPGAPRPDVAILSSFISSYLPGLEPWPAVVETCLYTNTPDEDFILDRHPKFSNIIIGAGFSGHGFKLAPVVGKLLCELSLGEEPSHSTAPFAITRFPGVLRAAL encoded by the exons ATGGCTGCGCCGAGCCAGCCCCGCCAGGCCACCTACGATGCCATCGTCATCGGGGCTGGCATCCAGGGCTCCTTCACCGCCTACCACCTGGCCCAGCGCCACAGGGAGACCctcctgctggagcag ttCATCCTGCCCCACTCGCGGGGCAGCTCGCACGGGCAGAGCCGCATCACCCGCACTGCCTACCCCCGGGAGCCCTACGCCCGCATGATGCCCGACAGCTTCCACCTCTGGCAGCGGCTGGAGGTCGAGGCCAGCACCAGCCTCTACAG GCGGATGgggctggtggtgctggggccAGCGGGTGACCCGGAGCTGGAGGGCTGCCGGCGCAGCCTGGGTGCCGGCGAGGTCCTCGACGCCACGGTGCTGGCCCAGCGCTTCCCCGGCCTCCAGCTCCACGCCGGTGAGGTGGCTGTGTGGGACGGCACCGGCGGGGTGCTCTTCGCCGACCGGGCGCTGCGGGCGGTGCAG GATGTCTTTCGCCGGCTTGGGGGCACCCTGCGGGACGGGGAGAAGGTGCTGCGCATTGAACCCGGGGCTGTGCTCACCGTCACCACCACCACCGGGGTGTACCGAGCCCCCCGGCTCATCATCACAGCCGGAGCCTGGACCGGTGCCCTCGTGGCACCCCTGGGTCTCTGCCTGCCGCTGCAG CCCCTGCGCATCGATGTCTGCTACTGGAGGGAGAAGGAGCCGGGGAGCCCCAGCGCGGGCAGAGCCGGTCCCTGCTTCATGGCCCTGGGGCTGAGCCAAGCCCCCCACGGCATCTACGGGCTGCCCGCCCTCGAGTACCCGGGGCTGGTCAAG ATGTGCTACCACCACGGCAGCCCCGTCGACCCTGAGGAGCGGGACCGGGcccccccgggtgccccccgccCTGACGTCGCCATCCTGAGCAGCTTCATCAGCAGCTACCTGCCGGGGCTGGAGCCCTGGCCGGCCGTGGTGGAGACCTGCCTCTACACG AACACCCCGGATGAAGACTTCATCCTGGATCGGCACCCCAAGTTCAGCAACATCATCATCGGGGCCGGCTTCTCAG GCCACGGGTTCAAGCTGGCGCCAGTGGTGGGGAAGCTGCTGTGCGAGCTGAGCCTGGGCGAGGAGCCGTCCCACAGCACGGCCCCCTTCGCCATCACCCGCTTCCCCGGCGTGCTCCGGGCTGCGCTGTAG